The sequence below is a genomic window from Sneathiella marina.
CCGTCAAAATCAAGTTCATTGGCGACTTCCAAACCGACTTTCATAATTTCATGCAAACCGCCTGGAATATGTGATTTTTTGCATAGCTGCTTCAAGCCCTCGCCGCCGGCGTCATTCACAAGGATATGAACATTGGCAACTGCGATATCCGAATATTTGGCCATTGCCGTTTCGAAGAAATCCACATCCCCTACGCAAAGGGCCCGCAGGATAATGGTCGGCGTTAAGCGGCCGTTATCATAAAGCTGATCGATCAGGCTGATTAAATCCGCGTGGCTTGCCCCATCTTTAATAAAACCAATCATGGTTTTCTCACGGCTTTCCAAAATGATATCGGTTGCCATGCTCGGAGACATTTCATGATGGCTGACAAGATGATCGCGAAGTTTATCGGAGACCATCGTCACCAGTCGCTCAGTTACGGTGATCGGTAATGTACTCCGATGCGCCATGGGAGCGTTTACTTTTTCGCTATCCCCAAACTGGTCAAGCACCTTCTCAAAAGTGTCTTCTGAAATTTCAGCGCCTTCATTGCTCATGAGAGTTGCGACAACATCTTCATTTCCGGTTTCAGCCAGTTTTTCGGAAACTGCTTCAGACACAACGACACGGCTGGCAACTGCCGCTTGATGTAAATCGGATTTCGAGGAAATAATTTCAAATAAATCGTCGTCCGACAATGCTTCTGAAAAGCTTATCATCGGCGTCGCAACATCCGCCACGTCACTTGCGAGAGTTTTGGCAATATCGTTAGGGAGATCCGGAACTGTTTTGAGTGTTTCTGCCAAAGTCTGGCGTACCAGTATTTCCGCATCATTCACAAGCAAACGGAAAATTTCCTCAGCTTCGCGACGTTCCGTTGGATTAAAACCGTCATCCCCCAAACCGCCAGCAATCTTTTCAACTGTTTCTGCCCGTACTTCTGCAGATCGATCTGTAAGTAACCGTTCGACGTCAGCTGGACTTAAAGAACCCGAATTTACCACTTTGGCTCCAATACTTGAATTAATCCCAAGTTCAAATATCGCCGATTAATCTTAAAATTCTCTTAATCAAGTCGCCCTTCGACAACCTCTTTTATGGTACGGATCTGGTCTTCTACCTTAATATCCAGGATACTTGTGATTTCAAGATCTTTATCTTCGTAGACATCTTCATCCGGTTTTTGAGCCTGCCATTCCAAAATACGGGCATCTCGGGCTATAATCAGACGTTCAATCTGGGGTCTGAATATGACGATCATCGCTGTTAACCAACGGTTTGCGGGCCAGGATGGTGTACTATGATCGATAGCAAAACTATCCAGCATATCGATGACGTCTTTTTTGTCGTACCAGTTCTCTCCTGTCACCCAACGATTTGTGGTAAAAAGCTGTGTCGGAAAGCCTGCGCTATCCATAGATACGGCTATTAGATGCGAGAGAATTTCGTCCTCTGCTGTTGGCCATTCCGCAGAGCCCTCGTAAGGAACAGGTTTGACATCCTTTTTTATACCTTTTAGCCGCATAAACGTATGGAAATGACCGTGTTCGTCTTCTCGATGAGAATGGTAATAATATTGCGCATGGGTTTCATCGTCGTAAATATCTCCCTCTGGATAATGATCCCATTCGTAAAAAGTTCCCTCGCCACGCAGTATTTCAGCAACAATATTCGAGCCGCCTTTTTTTAACACCCGGTAACATTCCAGGATTTCATCTGCCGCAGCATTCATTCTGGCAAGTCGTGCAGGATCTAACAGGCGCATTTCCGCCCGTAATTCTGCGGCATCCAGGACTGGATTCTTACCTTTTTCAAGATTAGTCATCTCGTTCATTTTATCCTCAATTATTCTTTTACCAAACGAAAACCTACCAAAATATGCTTTATCGATGCTGGTCGCGTATGCCAGGCGGCCGATCGGCAAACACCACATCCTTTATCGTCCCACGACCCACCTTTTACAACATAATGGTTGCCTGGCTTCGGAGTTGACGTCCATTCAAACACCTGACCGGAAGCATCAAGCATACCATAAGGGCTTGCCCCATCCGGAAAACTTCCCACCGGCGTCGTGTCAAATGGACCTTTATCATGGCTGTTTAACACATTTGCATCGTAATCATTTCCCCATGGATATCTGTTTCCCAAGGGACCTCGGGCAGCTTTCTCCCACTCCTTTGCTGTTGGCAATCGCCAAATTTCTCCGGTTTGATCTGAAAGCCATTTGGCATAGGCAACAGCAGAGGAATGCGACACCAAAACAACTGGATGATCAAGACGGGCAGGATCGGGGATATCTTCCACCCACTGGAATTTTATAGTCCGCTCAAAAGGATGAATAAGGCCATATGATCGCCAAAGTTTTTCCGTAACGCCGGGTGCAGCATGC
It includes:
- a CDS encoding DUF2336 domain-containing protein, producing the protein MVNSGSLSPADVERLLTDRSAEVRAETVEKIAGGLGDDGFNPTERREAEEIFRLLVNDAEILVRQTLAETLKTVPDLPNDIAKTLASDVADVATPMISFSEALSDDDLFEIISSKSDLHQAAVASRVVVSEAVSEKLAETGNEDVVATLMSNEGAEISEDTFEKVLDQFGDSEKVNAPMAHRSTLPITVTERLVTMVSDKLRDHLVSHHEMSPSMATDIILESREKTMIGFIKDGASHADLISLIDQLYDNGRLTPTIILRALCVGDVDFFETAMAKYSDIAVANVHILVNDAGGEGLKQLCKKSHIPGGLHEIMKVGLEVANELDFDGAPGDRERYRNQVIERVLTHFEDQFDGDNVDYLIAKLGSSHEAEAA
- a CDS encoding DUF6969 family protein translates to MNEMTNLEKGKNPVLDAAELRAEMRLLDPARLARMNAAADEILECYRVLKKGGSNIVAEILRGEGTFYEWDHYPEGDIYDDETHAQYYYHSHREDEHGHFHTFMRLKGIKKDVKPVPYEGSAEWPTAEDEILSHLIAVSMDSAGFPTQLFTTNRWVTGENWYDKKDVIDMLDSFAIDHSTPSWPANRWLTAMIVIFRPQIERLIIARDARILEWQAQKPDEDVYEDKDLEITSILDIKVEDQIRTIKEVVEGRLD
- a CDS encoding formylglycine-generating enzyme family protein, coding for MNRSKLPIVLFLMSVSFASQAAEMPETVFVPSGSFIFGSDRTGKDYGYRLDEAAYGHSVTRNQKWYENEEARQKRELPAFTIMKNLVTNSQYENFVSDTGHAAPGVTEKLWRSYGLIHPFERTIKFQWVEDIPDPARLDHPVVLVSHSSAVAYAKWLSDQTGEIWRLPTAKEWEKAARGPLGNRYPWGNDYDANVLNSHDKGPFDTTPVGSFPDGASPYGMLDASGQVFEWTSTPKPGNHYVVKGGSWDDKGCGVCRSAAWHTRPASIKHILVGFRLVKE